A section of the Methanobrevibacter thaueri genome encodes:
- the mer gene encoding 5,10-methylenetetrahydromethanopterin reductase, whose product MKFGIEFVPQIPLNELVDLVKLAEDVGFEYAWITDHYNNKNVYETLALIASATETIKMGPGVTNPYVRSPAISASAIATIDEISEGRATFGIGPGDKATFDALGIAWEKPVSTIKAAIADINTLLSGGKTEGGAALGGAKAVQEHIPIYMGAQGPKMLETAGEIADGVLINASNPKDYEAAMPMIKKGIEAAGGDKAFDVGAYTATSIGADSDAAKNAAKIVVAFIAAGSPPPVIERHGLPEGFNEQMGAFLAKGDFGGAIGAVTDEALDAFSVCGTPDEFIPKIEGLAEMGVTQYVAGSPVGKDVAESIKLLGDVIASF is encoded by the coding sequence ATGAAGTTCGGTATAGAATTCGTACCACAAATACCATTAAATGAGTTAGTAGACTTAGTAAAATTAGCAGAAGACGTTGGTTTTGAATACGCATGGATCACAGACCACTACAACAATAAAAACGTATACGAAACCTTAGCATTAATTGCATCTGCAACTGAAACCATTAAAATGGGTCCTGGTGTAACCAACCCATACGTAAGAAGCCCAGCAATTTCAGCTTCCGCTATTGCAACCATTGACGAAATTTCAGAAGGAAGAGCAACCTTCGGTATCGGTCCTGGTGACAAAGCAACTTTCGACGCTTTAGGAATCGCATGGGAAAAACCTGTATCCACTATTAAAGCAGCAATCGCTGACATTAACACCTTATTATCAGGTGGAAAAACCGAAGGTGGAGCAGCATTAGGTGGAGCAAAAGCTGTTCAAGAACACATCCCTATTTACATGGGTGCTCAAGGACCTAAAATGTTAGAAACCGCTGGAGAAATCGCAGATGGTGTATTAATCAACGCTTCCAACCCTAAAGATTACGAAGCTGCTATGCCTATGATTAAAAAAGGTATCGAAGCAGCTGGTGGAGACAAAGCATTTGACGTAGGTGCATACACTGCAACTTCCATTGGTGCTGACTCTGACGCAGCTAAAAACGCAGCTAAAATTGTAGTTGCATTTATTGCAGCAGGTTCCCCACCTCCAGTTATCGAAAGACACGGATTACCTGAAGGATTCAACGAACAAATGGGTGCATTCTTAGCTAAAGGTGACTTCGGTGGAGCTATTGGTGCTGTAACCGATGAAGCTTTAGACGCATTCTCCGTATGTGGTACTCCTGATGAGTTCATTCCTAAGATTGAAGGCTTAGCTGAAATGGGTGTAACTCAATACGTAGCAGGATCCCCTGTCGGAAAAGACGTAGCAGAATCCATCAAATTATTAGGAGACGTAATCGCAAGTTTCTAA
- a CDS encoding archaeosine biosynthesis radical SAM protein RaSEA encodes MEIEKLTKEIRQRAFERKEPKTPEQVGASWYNDDLTYDGVAKTLFMILPTPGCAWALGDSGGCTMCSYVSDCTLEPIDTDTILRIFHDHLSRHPIAEEDKISVKLFASGSFLNPYELPKEARDEILKTLIGLGNVTEIIVESRPEYVKEEYLDEIFEIIGDTLFEVSIGLETSNDYTRLNKINKGFTRDDFENAVKLMQDLKESKGYNIKSKAYIFVKPILVSEDQAIEEAIETARYCDSIGVNRLSFCPATIHSGTVIERFWRKGAYQPPWIWSCIEIINTVRDELDIPALLDTSGFGSRRGPYNCKKCNKDLKHMIIANNLTQTKIDYECECKNEWLAEVENCDMNSSTVEIKHIPLY; translated from the coding sequence ATGGAAATTGAAAAATTAACAAAGGAAATTAGACAAAGAGCTTTTGAGCGAAAAGAACCTAAAACCCCAGAACAGGTTGGGGCAAGTTGGTATAATGATGATTTAACTTATGATGGCGTTGCAAAAACACTGTTCATGATTCTGCCCACACCAGGCTGTGCTTGGGCTCTTGGAGACAGCGGCGGATGCACAATGTGCAGCTATGTGTCCGACTGTACCCTTGAACCAATCGACACCGATACCATCCTAAGGATATTTCATGACCACCTCTCAAGACACCCAATAGCTGAGGAGGATAAAATTTCCGTAAAACTATTCGCTTCCGGAAGTTTTTTAAACCCATATGAGCTTCCGAAAGAAGCCCGTGACGAAATATTGAAAACACTGATCGGTTTGGGTAACGTTACAGAAATCATAGTCGAGTCAAGACCGGAATATGTGAAGGAGGAATATCTTGATGAAATCTTTGAGATTATCGGAGACACACTGTTTGAAGTGAGCATAGGCCTTGAAACATCCAACGACTATACCCGTTTGAACAAGATCAACAAGGGTTTCACACGAGACGACTTTGAAAACGCCGTCAAGCTGATGCAGGACCTCAAGGAAAGCAAGGGTTATAACATAAAATCAAAGGCATACATATTCGTAAAGCCTATCCTTGTATCTGAAGACCAGGCAATAGAGGAAGCGATTGAAACCGCAAGATACTGCGATTCTATCGGAGTCAACAGGTTGTCATTCTGTCCTGCAACAATTCATAGCGGAACAGTCATTGAGAGATTCTGGAGAAAAGGAGCATATCAGCCGCCATGGATCTGGTCATGCATAGAAATCATAAACACCGTGCGTGATGAGCTTGACATACCTGCACTCCTAGACACTTCAGGTTTCGGTTCAAGGCGTGGTCCATACAACTGTAAAAAATGCAATAAGGACCTCAAGCACATGATCATAGCAAATAACCTGACACAAACAAAAATCGACTATGAATGTGAGTGCAAAAACGAATGGCTGGCCGAAGTGGAGAATTGTGATATGAACTCATCAACCGTTGAGATTAAACATATCCCATTATATTAA
- a CDS encoding DUF308 domain-containing protein codes for MKSKFISLLAILLGLIIIVFPVMGVVGIADLISMSVLLVSIYLLVVGVAIIDYNKTGAILDLVLGIILLLLSICLIFDPILLGFLTEITLYLAGIMLIVVGLVSLINNRQSRYGFYIGIAGVVLGLLYIIIGTYVTDPIILGTLIGIWLVVSGVLKLMDG; via the coding sequence ATGAAAAGTAAATTTATCAGTTTACTAGCCATACTTCTTGGGTTAATAATCATCGTGTTTCCGGTGATGGGAGTTGTTGGAATAGCTGACCTGATAAGCATGTCAGTATTATTGGTATCCATTTATTTGCTCGTAGTGGGCGTGGCTATAATAGATTACAATAAAACCGGAGCAATACTCGATTTGGTATTGGGTATAATCCTATTATTGTTGAGTATCTGCTTAATATTCGATCCGATATTGCTTGGATTTTTAACCGAAATCACATTATACCTTGCTGGAATAATGCTGATTGTTGTCGGGCTTGTTTCATTAATCAACAACCGCCAGTCCAGATACGGATTTTACATCGGAATCGCCGGTGTGGTGCTTGGTTTACTCTACATTATAATCGGAACATACGTTACAGACCCAATAATTCTCGGAACATTAATCGGAATATGGTTAGTAGTTAGTGGTGTTTTAAAATTGATGGATGGTTAA
- a CDS encoding adenylyltransferase/cytidyltransferase family protein, with protein MFILIGISADFDPVHKGHEKLIEEACKLADSEGKKVVVYLNKGFSANHAPFFVDFDARREMALALGADEVRSFEGLHHRLVLSYSVPIRLKQMIDDGVTDYITSASISLDEIKAKAQKFIDEGNFVGMPKSYTNRNEIRWYAINEFLGSKLNYHVVKEFNKDKYSGRLIRQSIIDNGMVIADEVRKLLPESTVEILQREIDAGRTPGERNWQDIYKRMNTYSRGNLEKIAYLNGNTINEIIKRRVYRDPESIWAVFRRSDYGPVMTRLAISAIEMEVSKKEVMDLMKSYEAEGVIPDNQKVQRVIDRAWYVACEGEKGISARDANNRFRSENIEVEKPPMTIEAGLNLTRFETKITKEGLDTDLYVDKNGKISVQFKSEGKKIKTNLRLPARDVTYLRYIMDSHFIPVSGSIKKAKKGFKVKVVIG; from the coding sequence GTGTTTATTTTGATAGGAATTAGCGCAGATTTCGACCCTGTCCATAAGGGTCATGAAAAATTAATCGAGGAAGCCTGCAAGTTGGCTGACAGTGAAGGCAAAAAGGTTGTTGTCTACTTAAACAAGGGTTTCAGTGCAAATCACGCCCCTTTTTTCGTTGACTTTGATGCCCGCCGTGAGATGGCATTGGCGTTGGGTGCAGATGAGGTCAGGTCATTTGAAGGTCTCCATCATAGACTGGTGCTGTCCTACAGCGTTCCCATAAGGCTTAAGCAGATGATTGACGATGGAGTGACAGACTACATCACCTCCGCCAGCATTTCCCTGGATGAAATCAAGGCAAAGGCCCAGAAATTCATTGACGAGGGCAATTTTGTTGGAATGCCCAAAAGCTACACCAACCGTAACGAGATACGATGGTATGCAATAAATGAATTTTTAGGCTCAAAGCTCAATTATCATGTTGTGAAGGAATTCAACAAGGACAAGTATTCCGGCAGACTGATCAGGCAATCAATCATCGACAACGGAATGGTAATCGCCGACGAGGTTCGAAAGCTGCTTCCTGAATCAACAGTTGAAATTCTCCAGCGTGAAATCGACGCCGGAAGAACCCCCGGTGAGCGCAACTGGCAGGACATCTACAAGAGAATGAACACCTATTCAAGGGGAAACCTCGAAAAGATAGCTTATCTTAACGGAAATACAATAAATGAAATCATTAAAAGAAGGGTTTATCGTGACCCCGAGTCCATCTGGGCAGTGTTTAGAAGGTCCGATTACGGTCCAGTAATGACCAGGCTTGCCATCAGCGCTATTGAAATGGAAGTTAGCAAAAAAGAGGTCATGGACCTGATGAAGAGCTATGAGGCCGAAGGCGTGATTCCAGATAACCAAAAGGTGCAGCGTGTAATTGACAGGGCATGGTATGTTGCATGTGAAGGCGAGAAGGGCATTAGCGCACGTGATGCCAACAACAGGTTCAGAAGCGAGAACATTGAGGTGGAAAAACCTCCAATGACCATCGAAGCAGGGCTTAACCTGACCCGATTCGAGACAAAAATCACCAAGGAAGGCCTGGACACTGATTTATATGTCGACAAGAACGGTAAAATCTCCGTTCAGTTCAAAAGCGAGGGCAAAAAAATCAAAACAAACCTTAGGTTGCCTGCACGTGACGTGACCTATTTGCGCTACATAATGGATTCACATTTCATTCCGGTTAGCGGAAGCATAAAAAAAGCCAAAAAGGGATTCAAGGTTAAAGTGGTTATCGGTTGA
- a CDS encoding NAD(P)-binding domain-containing protein, with amino-acid sequence MIIGFIGFGKVSQNLAKLIQSDDIAIVTSKENRSQKTIERIERSNVEVLDSFKEVAGKSDLLISANSPKTALSVAKEYGKYAKGVYLDLNNVSPDTTLQINEHVNQLVDGAIIGKIDSQNPVLYLSGEDANELAFLNDYIETKILSDRIGDASLLKLLRSTYTKTLSAVLIESSCLARKHGLEEEFFDVLELTEGNDFREKSASRINNTINSKKRKSEELQEILEYFDDDELDMVRAAFEKLNR; translated from the coding sequence GTGATAATTGGATTTATAGGATTTGGAAAGGTTTCACAAAATCTGGCAAAATTAATCCAATCAGACGACATTGCCATTGTGACTTCAAAAGAAAACAGATCCCAAAAAACCATCGAAAGAATTGAGCGGTCAAACGTTGAAGTTCTGGATTCATTTAAGGAAGTTGCTGGAAAATCCGACCTTCTGATATCTGCAAATTCGCCTAAAACCGCCTTGAGCGTTGCAAAGGAATATGGAAAATATGCAAAGGGCGTCTATCTTGACTTGAACAATGTCTCTCCCGACACAACACTTCAAATCAATGAACATGTGAACCAACTTGTTGACGGAGCAATAATCGGAAAGATAGATTCGCAAAATCCTGTACTATATCTCTCTGGTGAAGATGCAAATGAATTGGCATTCTTAAATGATTACATAGAAACCAAAATCCTCAGCGACAGGATAGGCGATGCAAGCCTTTTGAAACTGCTTAGAAGCACATATACAAAAACATTGTCTGCCGTGTTGATTGAGTCATCCTGCCTTGCCAGAAAACATGGCCTTGAAGAGGAATTCTTTGATGTGTTGGAACTGACTGAAGGGAATGACTTCCGTGAAAAATCCGCCTCAAGAATAAATAACACCATTAATTCCAAAAAAAGAAAATCTGAAGAATTGCAGGAAATCCTTGAATATTTTGATGATGATGAATTGGATATGGTTAGGGCTGCCTTTGAAAAACTCAACCGATAA
- a CDS encoding damage-control phosphatase ARMT1 family protein, which produces MKISYECGPCFLRQAREALDLSTDDETLKMEVMEDIFKFLSNNFKVDTNSNGTGSAMHRMIIEKTGCRDPYYKEKIEGNEIALKYIPDVKRILNDDDSLENYVKIAIIGNILDFGAFTLDDDIESVIKESLKKELTVKDIEEFEESLRKHDKVLYLVDNTGEIVFDKLLLEKIKEYDVNITIAVKSVPILNDATRKEALDAGLDEFGEIVDIGCGTVGYVDSEISDEFREIFNDHEFVISKGMGNYEGLSEIDLSSKEVYFLLCAKCNTISRHIGANLHDMLLFKK; this is translated from the coding sequence TTGAAAATCAGTTATGAATGTGGCCCTTGCTTTTTAAGGCAAGCCCGTGAGGCACTGGACTTGTCAACGGATGACGAAACTTTGAAGATGGAAGTCATGGAGGATATATTCAAGTTCCTCAGCAACAACTTCAAGGTTGACACCAACTCAAACGGAACAGGTTCCGCAATGCACAGGATGATTATAGAAAAGACCGGCTGCAGGGACCCTTATTATAAGGAAAAAATTGAAGGAAATGAGATAGCGCTGAAATACATTCCCGACGTCAAGAGGATACTGAATGACGATGACAGCCTTGAAAACTATGTCAAGATTGCCATCATAGGAAACATATTGGACTTTGGGGCGTTCACACTGGACGATGACATTGAAAGCGTTATCAAGGAATCCCTCAAGAAGGAACTGACTGTCAAGGACATAGAGGAGTTTGAAGAGTCCCTAAGAAAACATGACAAGGTGCTCTATCTCGTCGACAATACAGGAGAGATAGTATTTGACAAGCTGCTCCTTGAAAAGATCAAGGAATATGACGTAAACATCACAATTGCCGTGAAATCAGTGCCTATATTGAATGATGCGACCAGAAAGGAAGCGCTTGATGCGGGACTTGATGAGTTCGGCGAAATCGTGGACATAGGCTGCGGAACTGTTGGCTATGTTGACAGCGAGATTTCAGATGAGTTCAGAGAAATCTTCAACGACCACGAATTCGTCATATCCAAGGGAATGGGCAATTATGAGGGATTATCTGAAATAGACCTGTCATCAAAAGAGGTTTATTTCCTGTTATGTGCAAAATGCAATACAATATCAAGACATATTGGTGCAAACCTGCACGACATGCTTTTATTTAAAAAATAA
- a CDS encoding MoaD/ThiS family protein, producing the protein MSFLLKYKSLSEEREIPHENYTIKDLLNEMELSPQTIVSKQNGELVIEDTVINEDDEIQLVQIIYGG; encoded by the coding sequence ATGTCATTCTTATTAAAATATAAAAGCTTAAGTGAGGAGCGCGAAATCCCTCACGAAAATTATACAATAAAGGATCTGTTGAATGAAATGGAATTGTCCCCGCAGACAATAGTGTCAAAGCAAAACGGGGAACTGGTCATAGAGGACACAGTAATCAATGAAGATGATGAAATCCAGCTTGTCCAAATTATTTACGGTGGTTGA
- a CDS encoding TIGR00269 family protein, whose product MQCTNCGNPKVIYKREQSGQLLCKDCFIQSIEKKAIKTIKKEKLLDKGDKVLVALSGGKDSVTTLEVLNSFRERHIIDLCAVTVDEGIANYRQEGVDIATRHAQRLGIEHKVVSLKEDYGITLDEIMQRENHRGSCTYCGVFRRTIINKAAREMGATKIATGHNLDDEVQGIMMNYLEGNTDNLTKLGAKTESQAKEFTVKIKPLREIPEREIGLYVVAKELEVHFDSCPYAMQSFRGEVSEAINQLAEKHPTIKYSTLRGYDKIKNILKDEMQKEYAHGRCSRCGEPSANDLCKACSFLEELGL is encoded by the coding sequence ATGCAATGCACTAACTGTGGTAATCCTAAAGTAATTTATAAAAGGGAACAATCCGGACAGCTATTATGCAAGGATTGTTTCATACAATCAATTGAAAAAAAGGCAATAAAGACAATCAAAAAGGAAAAATTACTTGATAAGGGAGATAAGGTTCTGGTGGCACTGTCAGGTGGAAAGGACAGCGTTACCACACTTGAAGTTTTAAACTCCTTTAGGGAAAGGCACATCATAGACTTATGTGCAGTGACCGTCGATGAGGGAATTGCAAACTACCGCCAGGAAGGCGTTGACATCGCCACAAGGCATGCCCAAAGATTGGGAATAGAGCATAAGGTGGTGTCCCTCAAGGAAGATTACGGCATAACCCTCGATGAGATTATGCAAAGGGAAAACCACAGGGGTTCATGCACATACTGCGGAGTCTTCAGAAGGACAATAATCAACAAGGCAGCCCGTGAGATGGGAGCGACCAAGATAGCAACAGGACATAATCTTGACGATGAGGTTCAGGGGATAATGATGAATTACCTTGAAGGAAACACAGATAACCTTACAAAACTGGGTGCCAAAACGGAATCCCAGGCAAAGGAATTCACAGTTAAAATCAAGCCCCTTAGGGAAATTCCGGAACGTGAAATCGGATTGTATGTTGTCGCAAAGGAACTGGAAGTCCACTTCGACAGCTGCCCGTATGCAATGCAGTCATTCAGGGGTGAGGTCTCAGAGGCAATAAACCAACTGGCCGAAAAGCACCCTACAATAAAGTATTCAACCCTCAGGGGATACGATAAAATAAAAAACATACTCAAGGATGAGATGCAGAAGGAATATGCACATGGAAGATGTTCAAGATGCGGAGAGCCGTCAGCAAATGACTTGTGCAAGGCATGTTCATTCCTGGAGGAATTGGGATTGTGA
- a CDS encoding vWA domain-containing protein, giving the protein MINKIANLSADLRKEGLPVSIRSTQSAMEIYQNLGDLDRDLLKTALMAVYVKDRYDIPKFLKVFEKVFALPEPEKKKVEDPNKGKAYRGAGPKSNKYIIKKQNTIGQKIRKEKINNEKLKMLSGQPLLEEAKRLERDGELMNKDLTKLNRFDPRMLEICQRLGKRIANKRSRRKVQAHSHKIDMRRTMRANLKYGGVPMELVKAKPRPHKNEHLFLNDISGSCEWISSWFFMLMFSAQTAFKRSRTFEFDNKVIETTKALKEEYLIDSFVKVKDMRIKHMMVHGTSDMYSAFKQFQDKANINNKSYVIILSDCRDWAGPKVNGIPASVEIVEEMVRDAKKVIILNPEDKNKWDIVDSCVSLYREAGAQVFEVNTLNQLAHFVEQM; this is encoded by the coding sequence ATGATTAATAAAATTGCAAATCTTTCAGCTGACTTGAGAAAGGAAGGCCTGCCGGTAAGTATCAGAAGTACCCAGTCAGCTATGGAGATTTATCAAAACCTGGGAGATTTGGACAGGGACCTCCTAAAGACAGCCCTGATGGCCGTATATGTCAAGGACAGATATGACATTCCTAAATTCCTAAAGGTTTTTGAAAAGGTTTTCGCCCTTCCGGAGCCTGAAAAGAAGAAGGTTGAAGACCCGAATAAAGGTAAGGCATACCGTGGAGCGGGACCCAAATCAAACAAGTATATCATCAAAAAGCAAAACACCATAGGCCAAAAGATCAGAAAGGAAAAAATCAACAACGAAAAGCTCAAGATGCTTTCAGGCCAACCGTTGCTTGAGGAGGCCAAAAGGCTTGAACGTGACGGAGAGCTGATGAACAAGGACTTGACAAAACTGAACAGGTTCGACCCAAGGATGCTTGAGATATGTCAAAGGTTAGGTAAAAGAATAGCCAACAAGCGTTCAAGAAGAAAAGTCCAGGCACATTCCCATAAGATTGACATGAGAAGAACAATGAGAGCCAACCTGAAGTACGGTGGCGTTCCGATGGAGCTTGTGAAGGCAAAGCCAAGACCTCATAAGAACGAGCACCTGTTTTTAAACGACATCAGCGGGTCATGCGAATGGATAAGCAGCTGGTTTTTCATGCTTATGTTTTCAGCGCAAACAGCCTTCAAGAGGTCACGTACCTTTGAATTCGACAACAAGGTCATAGAAACAACAAAGGCCTTAAAAGAGGAATACCTGATAGATTCCTTTGTGAAAGTTAAGGACATGCGAATCAAGCACATGATGGTTCATGGAACCTCAGACATGTACTCAGCCTTCAAGCAGTTCCAGGACAAGGCAAACATCAACAACAAGTCCTATGTGATAATATTGTCCGATTGCAGGGATTGGGCGGGGCCAAAGGTGAACGGAATTCCCGCAAGTGTTGAGATAGTTGAGGAAATGGTGAGGGATGCCAAGAAGGTCATCATCCTTAATCCGGAAGACAAGAACAAATGGGATATAGTTGACAGTTGCGTTTCACTGTATAGGGAAGCTGGAGCGCAAGTGTTTGAGGTAAACACTCTAAATCAATTAGCACACTTTGTAGAACAGATGTAG
- a CDS encoding AAA family ATPase, with translation MQIEDISIKDIDKMLLESDYVSNNEISTTLYLSFLLGKPMLIEGPPGVGKTELAKVIAKSFDRDFFRIQCYEGITFEQIVGEWNYQKQLLHLEAAKNDSNNVDEIFDDEFFIRRSLLNAFLNDNDSVLLIDEIDKADEEVESFLLQALGEQEITINDLGTFQLNNDLIVILTSNSQRSLLDETKDRCLFLYIPYPTVEREIEIVKSKIPGVDDDTVSHVVKLVHRIRDLNLMKKPSVRGTVDWVKSVSNLGTKNIDQTMEDTIGVAIKTESDRKRVVKDIFNKG, from the coding sequence TTGCAAATTGAAGATATCTCTATTAAAGACATTGACAAGATGCTTTTGGAATCCGATTATGTTTCAAACAATGAGATTTCAACAACATTATACCTGTCTTTTTTACTTGGAAAACCAATGCTTATTGAAGGCCCTCCGGGCGTTGGAAAAACAGAGCTTGCAAAGGTGATTGCAAAATCCTTTGACAGGGACTTTTTCAGGATACAGTGCTATGAGGGAATTACTTTTGAACAGATTGTCGGTGAATGGAATTATCAAAAGCAGCTATTGCATTTGGAGGCTGCCAAAAACGATTCCAACAATGTCGATGAGATTTTTGACGATGAATTTTTCATAAGAAGGTCATTGCTCAACGCATTTTTAAATGACAATGACTCTGTCCTGTTAATAGATGAGATAGACAAGGCCGATGAGGAAGTCGAAAGTTTCCTGCTTCAGGCATTGGGCGAACAGGAAATCACAATCAACGATTTGGGAACATTCCAATTGAATAACGATTTGATTGTTATATTGACATCCAACTCCCAAAGGTCCCTTCTTGACGAGACAAAGGACAGGTGCCTTTTCTTATACATCCCATATCCTACCGTTGAAAGGGAAATAGAAATCGTCAAGTCCAAAATACCTGGAGTGGATGACGACACAGTTTCACACGTCGTTAAACTCGTGCACAGGATACGTGATTTGAACCTGATGAAAAAACCGTCCGTAAGAGGTACTGTGGACTGGGTCAAGTCAGTTTCCAATCTCGGAACCAAAAATATAGACCAAACCATGGAAGACACCATCGGTGTGGCCATCAAAACAGAATCAGATAGAAAAAGAGTTGTAAAGGACATTTTCAACAAAGGATAA